From a single Chitinophaga sp. Cy-1792 genomic region:
- a CDS encoding TonB-dependent receptor: protein MKIWYNQGSTLFRQYLLGTMAVCGFTLTAPTPVHATTLNKAPYNLRQAVSGQVVDAKDGTPLPGVNVVIKGTTKGATTKEDGTFTLDAQPGDVLVISLVGYTKQEIKIQRLAGNVIKLASAATGLNELIVVGYGAQKKKVVTGATVHLGNGDLIQNHSVSVESSLQGQAPGVQVTSNSGQPGDDLKIQIRGIGTNGDSRPLYIVDGFPADDIAYLNPSDIASLDILKDAASTAIYGTRAANGVVLITTRKGKEGRTSVTLDASYGVQNPARKMSLLNAQQYGVIMNEASINSGKAPIFSTDALSKLGTGTDWQDAATLKNAPIQNYSIGLSGGNAKSVYSTALSYMGQQGIMGLPGRSFFERTSFRINSEHKVWDDRIKAGENLNYAHIRQSGIGTGNIYNNSIRGLLNASPVMPLRDTAGNYGVSPMAADEVNPIGLIDYTQNSKSITDRLIGDVYVDATIIKGLVFRSDFGIDLSYVYNNSFVPVYSLATNNSNTHSTASQGMYRNLKWNWDNTLAYQRQFGKSNLNVMAGMTALSFDGYNVGGSASDLIISDLAHALLSNGTNDSLRKVFGMQAGNRLASYFGRVLYNFDEKYMLTATIRRDGSTRFGANNRYGVFPGFSLGWVATNESFMKSADKWLNFLKIRGGWGQNGNDRIRDYAYLATVSNLYKSYYFNNAKAVGASPDIIANPDLKWERSEQTDIGFDATVFKDFNVTFDWYRKLTRDWLVTAPIPQLAGTGAPTINGGSVLNRGVELAINYSHSFGELRIGVGGNITFNHNEVLSIPNQEGVLHPSYNGVLSSNMDEYYRAQNGMPMGYFYGLKTAGIFQNQAEIDAYTDKNGNKIQPNAQPGDVKFVDLNHDGVIDANDKTKVGSPLPTNTYGISLNASYKGFDLSVLLSGVGGNQIVDGTRSYDRFYNNYSTDIFSRWHGEGTSNSTPRVTLGDEPNGNYTKFSDLYIRNGAFMRIKSVNLGYDFKHSLLKHSSLQQFRLYVSGMNLFTFTHYHGLDPEVGYGIDTWSSGTDLGYYPQPRTVLVGLNVKF from the coding sequence ATGAAAATCTGGTACAATCAAGGCAGTACACTGTTCAGACAGTATTTGCTAGGTACGATGGCCGTGTGCGGATTCACCCTTACTGCACCGACACCGGTACACGCTACCACACTCAACAAAGCTCCTTATAACCTTCGTCAGGCAGTAAGCGGACAAGTGGTGGATGCTAAAGACGGCACTCCCCTCCCCGGTGTCAACGTAGTGATAAAAGGCACTACCAAAGGCGCTACTACCAAAGAGGACGGAACATTTACACTGGATGCACAGCCGGGAGATGTTCTTGTTATTTCGCTGGTAGGTTATACCAAACAGGAAATAAAAATACAGCGTTTAGCCGGCAACGTTATTAAACTTGCCTCCGCTGCTACCGGCCTCAATGAGCTGATAGTAGTAGGTTATGGCGCTCAGAAGAAAAAAGTGGTTACCGGTGCTACTGTCCATCTGGGCAACGGCGACCTGATTCAGAACCACAGCGTAAGTGTGGAATCATCGTTACAGGGCCAGGCGCCGGGCGTGCAGGTAACTTCCAATTCCGGTCAGCCGGGCGATGACCTGAAGATCCAGATCCGTGGTATAGGAACGAATGGCGATAGCCGCCCGTTATATATCGTAGATGGATTTCCGGCAGATGATATCGCTTACCTGAACCCTTCGGATATCGCTTCGCTCGACATCCTGAAAGATGCCGCCAGCACCGCGATCTACGGTACACGTGCGGCCAATGGCGTTGTACTCATCACTACCCGTAAAGGTAAGGAAGGACGCACCAGCGTAACACTGGACGCCTCCTATGGCGTACAGAACCCGGCCCGTAAGATGTCGCTGCTGAATGCACAGCAGTATGGCGTTATCATGAACGAGGCCAGCATCAACTCCGGCAAGGCGCCGATATTCAGCACGGACGCACTCAGCAAACTGGGTACCGGTACCGACTGGCAGGACGCAGCCACCCTGAAAAACGCACCGATTCAGAATTACAGCATTGGCCTGAGCGGCGGTAATGCCAAGTCCGTGTATTCAACCGCGTTATCCTATATGGGACAACAAGGTATCATGGGCCTGCCAGGCAGATCTTTCTTCGAACGCACCTCCTTCCGCATTAATTCAGAGCATAAAGTCTGGGACGACAGGATCAAAGCCGGTGAGAACCTGAACTATGCACATATCCGCCAGTCCGGCATCGGTACTGGTAATATCTATAACAACTCCATCAGAGGTTTACTCAACGCCAGCCCTGTTATGCCGCTGAGAGATACTGCCGGCAACTACGGCGTATCGCCGATGGCTGCTGATGAAGTGAACCCGATCGGATTAATTGATTATACGCAGAACAGCAAAAGCATTACAGACCGTTTGATCGGTGATGTTTATGTAGATGCAACCATTATCAAAGGACTCGTATTCCGTTCTGATTTCGGTATCGATCTCTCCTATGTATATAACAACAGCTTTGTACCTGTATACAGTCTGGCTACCAACAACAGCAACACGCACAGTACTGCCAGTCAGGGTATGTACCGCAACCTCAAATGGAACTGGGATAATACCCTGGCTTACCAGCGTCAGTTTGGCAAATCCAACCTGAACGTAATGGCCGGTATGACTGCCTTATCTTTTGATGGTTACAATGTGGGCGGCTCTGCCAGCGACCTTATCATCAGCGACCTGGCTCATGCCCTGCTGAGCAATGGTACCAATGATTCGCTCCGTAAGGTGTTTGGTATGCAAGCCGGTAACAGACTGGCTTCTTACTTCGGTCGAGTGCTGTACAACTTCGATGAGAAGTATATGCTGACCGCCACCATCCGCCGTGACGGTTCTACCAGATTTGGCGCCAACAACAGGTATGGTGTATTCCCTGGCTTCTCACTGGGCTGGGTAGCTACCAACGAATCCTTCATGAAATCTGCCGATAAGTGGCTGAACTTCCTGAAAATCCGTGGTGGCTGGGGTCAGAACGGTAACGACCGTATCCGCGATTACGCATACCTGGCTACCGTTTCCAATCTCTACAAATCTTACTATTTCAATAATGCAAAAGCCGTGGGGGCCTCTCCCGATATTATCGCCAATCCTGACCTGAAATGGGAAAGATCAGAGCAGACCGATATCGGATTTGACGCGACCGTATTCAAGGACTTCAACGTTACCTTTGACTGGTACAGGAAACTTACCCGCGACTGGCTCGTTACCGCTCCAATTCCACAGCTGGCAGGTACCGGCGCACCAACCATCAACGGGGGCAGTGTACTTAACAGAGGTGTGGAACTGGCCATCAACTATTCTCACTCTTTCGGTGAACTGCGTATAGGCGTAGGCGGAAATATCACCTTCAACCACAACGAAGTACTCAGCATTCCTAACCAGGAAGGCGTATTGCATCCTTCCTATAATGGCGTGCTGTCTTCCAACATGGACGAATACTACAGAGCACAGAATGGTATGCCAATGGGCTATTTCTATGGGCTGAAAACAGCTGGCATCTTCCAGAACCAGGCTGAAATTGATGCCTATACCGATAAAAACGGTAATAAGATCCAGCCTAACGCACAACCTGGCGACGTTAAATTCGTAGACCTGAACCACGACGGCGTTATTGACGCTAACGATAAAACCAAAGTGGGCAGTCCGCTACCAACCAATACCTATGGTATTTCGCTGAATGCCAGCTACAAAGGTTTTGACCTCTCCGTATTGCTGAGTGGTGTTGGTGGTAACCAGATCGTGGATGGTACCAGATCATACGACCGTTTCTACAATAATTATTCTACAGATATTTTCAGCCGCTGGCATGGTGAAGGTACGAGCAACAGTACCCCTCGTGTAACCCTGGGTGATGAACCTAACGGTAACTATACGAAGTTCTCTGACCTGTATATACGCAATGGTGCGTTTATGCGTATCAAGAGCGTAAACCTGGGCTACGATTTCAAACATAGTCTGCTTAAACACAGCTCCCTCCAACAGTTCCGCCTGTATGTTTCCGGCATGAACCTGTTCACTTTCACACATTACCACGGATTGGATCCGGAAGTAGGTTATGGTATCGATACCTGGTCATCTGGTACAGATCTGGGTTATTACCCTCAGCCAAGGACCGTGTTGGTAGGACTTAATGTTAAATTCTAA
- a CDS encoding RagB/SusD family nutrient uptake outer membrane protein, which produces MKKLLFLFIAGSMLASCGKKFLETSPLDRKTIDAFYKTPADAYQGLVSAYSMLDQDGYGNILLTSEIASDDAFGGGGNADQGLNQWDKFINMNDINAAAWSKYYTGIYRCNILLQNINGVDFKADSTTKHRYIAEAKFLRAYYYFDLVRMFGNVPLITVPLEPGNYFIPQSTPDSVYAQIATDLKDAASNMPATAFGSIPSGEYGRATKWAAESLLGRVFLYYTGYYGKQSIGSVVSKTDATAAIEDVIQNSGYSLVPKFNNLFRASSDANGFAGQNNQEGVFVIQYTYLGLGDANQNNGNRVQVMIGIRSQVLGPYYKGWGAATVNPALYRAFQNGDTRRTSSIISIDDEGYSADYTLGDQAQYTGYFIKKYTPINDKKPEDLGGNFQWDNYDNYPVIRFADVLLMGAELNLTTNPGKAQGYLDQVRDRAFQDQAHRVTLNNVQQIMDERRFELALEGHRYWDLLRQGVSVAKSAIDNTGATAAFNVTFRPETKGLFSIPETQINLSNGTLKQNTGW; this is translated from the coding sequence ATGAAAAAACTACTCTTCTTATTTATAGCAGGCAGTATGTTAGCCTCCTGCGGCAAAAAGTTTCTGGAAACAAGTCCGCTGGACAGAAAGACCATAGACGCATTTTATAAAACACCGGCAGATGCCTATCAGGGGTTGGTTTCAGCATACAGTATGTTGGACCAGGACGGATACGGCAATATCCTGCTGACCTCCGAAATTGCCTCTGACGATGCATTTGGTGGTGGTGGTAATGCTGACCAGGGTTTGAACCAATGGGATAAGTTCATCAACATGAACGACATTAATGCAGCCGCCTGGAGCAAGTATTATACAGGTATTTACCGTTGTAATATTTTATTACAGAATATCAACGGGGTAGATTTCAAAGCCGATTCTACCACTAAGCACAGGTATATCGCGGAGGCGAAGTTCCTTCGTGCTTACTACTATTTCGACCTGGTGAGAATGTTTGGCAATGTGCCACTGATTACGGTGCCACTGGAGCCGGGCAACTACTTCATTCCGCAGTCCACTCCAGACAGCGTGTATGCGCAGATAGCCACCGATCTGAAAGATGCCGCCAGCAATATGCCTGCTACCGCATTCGGATCTATTCCAAGTGGGGAGTATGGCCGCGCTACCAAATGGGCAGCGGAATCTTTACTGGGCCGTGTATTCCTCTACTACACCGGTTACTATGGCAAACAGAGTATAGGCAGTGTAGTTAGTAAGACAGATGCTACTGCTGCCATTGAAGACGTGATCCAGAACAGTGGTTATTCGCTGGTACCTAAATTCAACAACCTTTTCCGTGCTTCCTCCGATGCCAATGGCTTTGCCGGCCAGAACAACCAGGAAGGGGTGTTCGTGATACAGTATACCTACCTGGGTTTGGGTGATGCCAACCAGAACAATGGTAACAGGGTACAGGTGATGATCGGTATCAGGAGCCAGGTGCTGGGTCCTTACTATAAAGGCTGGGGCGCTGCTACCGTAAACCCTGCATTATACAGGGCTTTCCAGAATGGCGATACCCGCAGAACATCTTCCATCATCTCTATTGATGACGAAGGATATAGTGCAGATTATACCCTGGGTGATCAGGCCCAGTATACAGGATATTTCATCAAGAAATATACGCCGATCAACGACAAGAAGCCGGAAGACCTGGGAGGTAATTTCCAGTGGGATAACTACGATAACTATCCTGTTATCCGATTTGCAGATGTGCTGCTGATGGGTGCAGAGCTGAACCTCACCACCAACCCCGGAAAGGCACAGGGTTACCTGGACCAGGTAAGGGACCGTGCATTCCAGGACCAGGCACACCGTGTAACCCTGAATAATGTGCAGCAGATTATGGATGAGCGCAGGTTTGAGCTGGCACTGGAAGGACATCGTTACTGGGATTTGCTCCGTCAGGGCGTTAGCGTTGCTAAATCAGCGATCGACAACACCGGCGCCACAGCGGCTTTCAACGTAACATTCCGTCCGGAAACCAAAGGACTGTTTTCTATTCCTGAAACACAGATCAATCTTTCCAACGGTACACTGAAACAGAATACCGGCTGGTAA
- a CDS encoding protein-glutamate O-methyltransferase CheR — MIDDISNKDLSELILIIQQQYGYDFQNYATASLKRRFIRFIGHMRLNSLDELKLMLMIDQEFFRKMIEFITVNVTEMFRDPAFYRKLREDVLPRLATYPIIKIWHAGCATGEEVFSMAILLQEAGLLERSRLYATDMNAANLERANAGIVPSRWMKDYTHNYIQAGGRHDFSDYYTARYDSAIINPGLRKNIIFFQHNLVTDHAFNEFQLICCRNVFIYFNKVLQERVVSLFYDSLAPRGYLALGIKESLLFSKQRKNFEVIDAVNKIFRRKL, encoded by the coding sequence ATGATAGATGATATTAGCAATAAAGATCTAAGTGAATTGATCCTTATCATTCAGCAACAGTATGGCTACGACTTCCAGAATTATGCGACCGCCTCACTGAAGCGGCGCTTTATTCGTTTTATCGGCCATATGCGCTTAAATAGTTTAGATGAACTGAAATTGATGCTGATGATCGACCAGGAATTTTTCAGGAAGATGATAGAATTTATAACGGTCAATGTTACGGAGATGTTCCGTGATCCCGCGTTTTATCGGAAATTGAGAGAAGATGTTTTACCAAGACTGGCAACCTATCCGATTATAAAAATATGGCATGCAGGCTGTGCCACCGGCGAAGAAGTGTTTTCCATGGCCATCCTGCTCCAGGAAGCAGGCCTGCTGGAACGTAGCCGCCTCTACGCAACAGACATGAACGCTGCCAACCTGGAAAGAGCCAATGCCGGCATAGTGCCGAGCCGATGGATGAAAGACTATACGCATAACTATATTCAGGCCGGCGGCCGCCACGATTTCTCGGACTATTATACCGCGAGATACGACAGCGCCATCATCAATCCCGGCCTGCGGAAAAATATTATTTTCTTTCAGCATAACCTGGTCACAGACCATGCCTTCAACGAATTTCAACTGATATGCTGCAGGAATGTATTTATCTATTTTAATAAAGTGCTCCAGGAGCGGGTGGTATCGCTGTTTTATGATAGTCTGGCCCCCAGAGGCTACCTGGCTTTAGGCATTAAGGAATCATTACTTTTTAGTAAACAAAGAAAAAATTTTGAGGTAATAGACGCTGTAAATAAAATTTTCAGACGTAAATTATAA
- a CDS encoding HAD family phosphatase, which translates to MAFIFDMNGTMINDMEYHLEGWYNMLNKLGANLDREQVRGHMYGKNEELLERIFGKDHFTAEQMASIAQEKEELYQEAFRPHLQLIAGLPAFLEKAAALNIPMAIGTAANQFNIGYVLDNLNIRHYFKAVISAEDVTSSKPDPEVFLKAAAEVEVAPAQCIVFEDAPKGVEAAANAGMQAVVLTTMHTRDEFEAYDNIIAFIDDYNDPAVLALLK; encoded by the coding sequence ATGGCTTTTATTTTCGACATGAACGGCACCATGATCAACGACATGGAATATCACCTGGAAGGATGGTATAATATGCTTAACAAACTCGGGGCAAACCTGGACCGTGAGCAGGTGAGGGGACATATGTACGGCAAGAATGAAGAACTACTGGAGCGTATCTTCGGAAAAGACCATTTTACCGCTGAACAAATGGCTTCCATTGCCCAGGAAAAGGAAGAGTTATACCAGGAGGCTTTCCGCCCGCACCTCCAGCTGATAGCCGGATTACCTGCCTTCCTGGAAAAGGCTGCGGCGCTGAACATCCCGATGGCCATAGGCACGGCGGCCAACCAGTTTAATATCGGCTATGTGCTGGATAACCTGAATATCCGCCACTATTTCAAAGCAGTGATCAGTGCGGAAGACGTTACCTCCAGCAAACCTGACCCGGAAGTATTTCTCAAGGCTGCTGCCGAAGTAGAAGTGGCTCCTGCCCAATGTATCGTGTTCGAAGATGCACCCAAAGGCGTAGAAGCTGCTGCCAATGCAGGCATGCAGGCGGTAGTACTCACTACCATGCACACACGTGATGAGTTTGAAGCCTATGATAATATTATTGCCTTCATCGACGACTATAACGATCCGGCTGTGCTGGCACTATTGAAATAA
- a CDS encoding alpha/beta fold hydrolase, whose product MDINQRNNIHIIGKPDAAATLIFGHGFGLDQTTFRQVIPAFENNYKIVLYDNVGGGKSDIAAFSFNRYATTEGYVKDLADIVHGLDLKNVTYIGHSVSGMIGLMTSLQYQGIFDKLIMIGSSPRYENDPVNGYVGGFDKTALSDLYESMETNYYAWTSGFSMAVMNQPERPDLAQDFARSLQQIRADIAVSVARSIFQMDIRRLLPQVKIPVLILETAEDIAVPSVVSQYMEANIPGSKRYKVNTTGHFPHISAPGEVIAGIKTFL is encoded by the coding sequence ATGGATATAAACCAGCGTAATAATATTCATATCATAGGAAAACCGGATGCTGCAGCTACCTTGATTTTTGGCCATGGTTTCGGTCTGGACCAGACAACCTTCCGACAGGTAATTCCTGCATTCGAAAATAATTACAAAATTGTATTATATGACAATGTGGGTGGTGGAAAGTCGGACATAGCTGCGTTTAGCTTTAACCGTTATGCTACCACAGAAGGTTATGTGAAAGATCTGGCAGATATCGTTCATGGGTTAGATCTGAAGAACGTCACTTATATCGGGCATTCTGTAAGTGGAATGATAGGCCTGATGACGAGTTTACAGTATCAGGGAATTTTTGATAAGCTCATCATGATTGGTAGCAGCCCGCGCTATGAAAATGATCCGGTAAATGGTTATGTCGGAGGATTTGACAAAACAGCGCTCAGCGATCTATATGAATCGATGGAAACGAATTATTACGCCTGGACGAGTGGTTTCTCCATGGCAGTAATGAATCAGCCGGAGCGCCCGGACCTGGCGCAGGATTTTGCACGTTCTTTGCAGCAGATCCGCGCAGATATAGCCGTTAGCGTAGCCCGTTCTATTTTTCAGATGGATATTCGCAGGCTATTGCCGCAGGTAAAAATACCAGTGCTGATATTAGAGACGGCAGAAGATATTGCCGTCCCTTCGGTTGTAAGTCAGTATATGGAGGCCAATATTCCCGGAAGTAAACGTTACAAAGTAAATACCACTGGCCATTTCCCTCATATCAGCGCGCCTGGGGAAGTTATCGCCGGCATCAAAACATTTCTATAA
- a CDS encoding alpha/beta hydrolase yields the protein MEISVLTAPGLGSSGPEHWQTIWEQIIPGTKRIEQNSWDAPVCAAWVAHIEREVAAAGPKVVIAAHSLACLAVAHWAQQTKRTIAGALLVAPPDANRPDFPPAATGFKPIPSSRLPFKSIVVASTNDEYCSIDRATYFAATWGSRFVNLGAKGHINAASGLGEWLEGQRLLKELVMNWATL from the coding sequence ATGGAAATTAGCGTTCTGACAGCCCCAGGGCTGGGTAGTTCCGGTCCGGAACATTGGCAGACTATCTGGGAACAGATCATTCCCGGTACTAAACGCATAGAACAAAATTCCTGGGATGCACCGGTATGTGCGGCCTGGGTGGCACATATAGAGCGGGAAGTGGCTGCTGCGGGCCCCAAGGTGGTGATTGCCGCGCATAGCCTTGCCTGTCTGGCCGTAGCGCACTGGGCACAGCAAACAAAGCGGACCATTGCCGGCGCTTTGCTGGTAGCTCCGCCTGATGCCAACCGGCCTGATTTTCCGCCAGCAGCTACCGGCTTCAAACCGATTCCTTCTTCCCGACTTCCTTTTAAAAGCATCGTGGTAGCCAGTACCAACGATGAATATTGCAGCATAGACCGGGCAACCTATTTCGCTGCCACCTGGGGCAGCAGGTTTGTAAACCTGGGTGCCAAAGGCCATATCAATGCCGCATCCGGATTGGGAGAATGGCTGGAAGGCCAGCGGCTGCTGAAGGAGCTGGTGATGAACTGGGCTACCCTCTGA
- a CDS encoding ATP-binding protein: protein MTDASNTITILLVDDRPENLLSLEEMLQAPNRTFLKANSGNEALKMALKHSDIGLIMLDVQMGDMDGYEVARLLKSNPKTKDISIIFVTAINKEEQYVLKGFKEGAVDYLSKPLDIDLTRAKVNVFEKLYFYQNELKKALADKEKVNKQLERFMFVVAHDLKSPLNGAIGLLNIISEDPRITQEPDLNEYMQIVLTATNHLTQMITSVLDYTLKNDDDQPKEEVKVEQLLNQLIKMLFLPKNVHIHIDNELPVVFTNKLKLQQVFQNLVANAIKYNDKEETEIHIGGQDKDDYYEFYVQDNGPGIARRDTDRIFKLFERGDSEKASGSGIGLNIFKMLVEEQGGKVWVESDPGKGSKFYFLWYKL from the coding sequence ATGACCGATGCATCCAATACCATTACGATCCTGCTGGTTGATGACAGACCTGAAAATTTGTTATCACTGGAAGAGATGCTACAGGCCCCTAATCGTACCTTCCTGAAGGCGAACTCAGGAAATGAAGCGCTGAAAATGGCCCTTAAACACAGCGATATCGGCCTGATTATGCTGGATGTGCAAATGGGAGACATGGACGGATATGAAGTAGCACGCCTGCTCAAATCCAATCCTAAAACAAAAGATATCTCCATCATTTTTGTTACAGCGATCAACAAGGAAGAACAGTATGTGCTCAAAGGCTTTAAAGAAGGCGCAGTAGACTACCTCTCCAAGCCACTGGATATCGACCTCACCCGTGCCAAAGTGAATGTTTTTGAAAAACTATATTTTTATCAGAACGAACTCAAAAAAGCACTGGCTGATAAAGAGAAAGTTAATAAACAGCTGGAGCGATTTATGTTTGTAGTAGCCCACGACCTGAAATCACCGCTGAACGGCGCTATCGGGCTACTGAACATCATCAGCGAAGATCCCCGTATCACACAGGAACCGGACCTCAACGAATATATGCAGATCGTGCTGACAGCCACCAATCATCTCACCCAAATGATCACCAGCGTACTCGATTATACGCTGAAAAATGATGACGACCAGCCTAAGGAAGAGGTGAAGGTTGAACAGCTACTCAACCAGCTGATAAAAATGTTGTTCCTGCCGAAAAATGTACACATTCATATTGATAATGAACTGCCGGTCGTTTTTACCAATAAATTAAAATTACAGCAGGTATTTCAGAACCTGGTCGCCAATGCCATCAAGTATAACGACAAAGAAGAAACCGAGATTCATATTGGCGGACAGGATAAAGATGATTACTACGAGTTTTATGTACAGGATAATGGCCCGGGAATAGCCAGACGGGATACAGACCGTATATTTAAACTGTTTGAAAGAGGTGATAGTGAAAAGGCCAGTGGCAGCGGTATCGGGTTGAATATTTTTAAAATGCTGGTAGAAGAACAGGGTGGGAAAGTATGGGTAGAATCCGATCCGGGAAAAGGTAGTAAATTCTATTTCCTCTGGTATAAACTGTGA
- a CDS encoding chemotaxis protein CheB, which translates to MQTATGIDIIAIGGSAGSLPVIGRIIRQLPAVPEVPVVLIIHRLKNVNSELGRLLAGDKTIIEPEDKEPVQQNQIYLAPQNYHLLIEADNTFSLDYSEPVNFSRPSIDESFFSIADKYGSRALGILLSGANNDGAAGLLSIVRAGGTGIVQDPAEAEFGVMPQAAIDLSAAIKVLHEDEIISYILKYTVPSK; encoded by the coding sequence TTGCAAACAGCAACCGGAATCGATATCATTGCCATCGGCGGCTCTGCCGGCAGCTTACCTGTCATAGGACGTATCATCAGGCAGTTGCCTGCCGTGCCGGAAGTGCCTGTAGTGCTGATCATTCACCGGCTGAAGAATGTTAATAGTGAATTAGGCAGATTGCTGGCAGGAGATAAGACGATCATTGAGCCGGAAGATAAAGAACCGGTACAGCAAAATCAGATCTACCTGGCGCCGCAGAATTATCATTTGCTGATAGAAGCAGACAATACCTTTTCGCTGGATTATTCGGAACCTGTTAATTTCAGCAGGCCCTCCATCGATGAAAGTTTTTTCAGTATTGCCGATAAATATGGTTCCCGCGCATTGGGTATACTGCTGAGTGGTGCCAACAATGATGGCGCCGCAGGACTGCTGAGTATCGTCAGGGCTGGCGGTACCGGTATCGTTCAGGACCCGGCCGAAGCAGAATTCGGGGTCATGCCGCAGGCTGCCATCGACTTATCTGCAGCTATAAAGGTGCTGCATGAAGATGAAATAATATCATATATCCTAAAATACACCGTACCAAGTAAATAA